AGTAAGTCCTTGAGCCTTATCATTTGCTAAGCGGAGATTTCTATCTGAAGACAATAAAGCATCTTTGGTTTTTTGAAGGTGAGAAATTGTTTTATCTATTTCAGAAATGGCTGTCGCAAATTTTCTTGTGGCTCTTTCATAGTTGGTAGAAAAACCTGTTTTAAAGGCTTCCATTTTTGCCTCAAAATTTGTAATATCTATATTCTGATTTCTCATCATACTCAATTCCTGTTTGTAAGCCAACGCCTTCATTCCCGAATTTTTTAGCAGACTGATTATTTGGATAAAAAACTGAGGACGTATCACATACATTTTTTCATATTTATGAGAAACATCAACAATTCCTGTGTTGTAAAACTCATTTTCTGTTTCTAATAAAGAGACCAAAACGGCATATTCGCAACCTTTTGCTTTACGGTCTTTATCGAGTTTTGCAAAAAAGTCTTCGTTTTTCTTTTTGGTAGCAGTTTGGTCATTTTCGTTTTTCATCTCAAACATGATGGAAACAATTTCATTTCCGTTCCCATCTTCTTCTCTGAAAATATAATCCCCTTTTGTACCTCCAGAAGCATCGTTATCTTTTTCGAAATAGGCATTTTGAAAAGCCGTAGATCGGAGTTTATTAAATGCTATTTCACAATGTTGTTCTAAGGTTTCCCCAAGCATTTTTGTAGAGAGCTTTTGTTTGAAATCCTGAAGACGCTCTATTTCATTTTCTCTTAATTTGATCACTTCATTTTTGGCGATCAATTCATTAGAATGTTGCTGTTTTAAGGCTTGTTCCAATAATTCTTTTTCAGCATCCTTATGTTTAAGCGCATTCTCTAGCTGATCTTTCTCCTTTTCTACTTGATTAACTGCCGTGGTAAGTTCCAATTTTTTTTGGGTCTCCGCTTGTTCCAATGCCGATTCCAGTGCTTTTATCCTCAGTTCTTTCTCTGCTATTTTTTCTTTTTCAAGTGTAACAGCATTCGTAATTTCTAATTTTTTATAACTTTCAGCTTGGTCTAGCTTTGACTGTAAATCACGAATAAGGTGCTCTTTTTTAACAATTTTATCTTGCACTTCATTTACCACCTGAGATAACTCTAGCTTTTTCTGTGTTTCAGCCTGTTCCAGCTTAGATTCTAATGCGCTAATCAAGCTTTTTTTCTTAGAAACCTCATCCATCAACTGAGCTTTACTCTTGATTTTCAAGGCTTCTATTTCTTGTTGTTTTATTGCCAATTCTTGTTGAAACTCCTGCTTTAGTTCCGATGTTTTTAATTGCAAAGCAGTTTCTTTATCCTTATTAGCAAGAGTCAATTTCTCGGCTATTTCTTTTTCAAACTGCTCATCCCGAACTTGTTTAGTAATATCATGATAAAGAGATTCATCTACCTTAAAAACTTCTTGGCAATTTGGACAAGTGATATTATTATTTTGAGACATGGTGGTTTGTTTTATGTTCTAAACTATGAAAGTGTATTCATCTTCTAAATGATTTCAAAGTATAAAGATATTCGTTTTTGATGTATTACAAAGATATTTTATAGCAACGACATCTTGCGTCATAATACGTATTTTTGTACTAAAATATGTATCCTTACCATAACCGAATTAAACAAAGAATAAAAGCTGACGAACTAATTAAGTTTGAATACGTGGGTCAATACAAAAAAATTGCTCCTTGTTTGCTTCTTTACTTTAAAACAGAACCTTATATCCGTCCAATAAGAGTACATCGGTTTGAAGAATATAAAAGTATTTTGGAGAATTGGCAAGGTGGTAATAAAGTAAATTAATTGGCTTCAGTAAAAATCATCGCCCAACAAATTCTTTCACCTCCACAATTTCTGCTAAAGACAGGGACCAAAGAGTTCTAAGACATTCAGAAAAATTATTCCATCTCATTTCCCTCAAAAAGGGAAGAAACAGCAGCTTGATATGGTTTTGAAACGGGAAGCTTTTGATTGTTTACAACAATTTCATTTCGATTTATCCGCTGTATTTCTTGGATATTTGCTATATATCTTAAGTGAGTTCTTATAAATTTATTAGGTGGTAAAATAGGTATAATTTCAGATATTTTTAGTCGAATCACAATCATCTTATCTTCTTTTAAAAGAATATTGAGATAATTTCCTTCACTCATAATATAAAGTATGTTCTCATAGTTAATTCTATAAGAATTTTTTCCTTCTTGGATAATTATAGTCTTCTCTTTCTTTAACTCAATACTCTTAGTTATTAAGTTATTAAGATTAAACAATAAGGCTTTGAAATTAAACGGTTTTGTTAAGAATATTTCAGGTTTTGTTTTATAGACCCGAGATAATATTTGGGAGTCATCTTTACCCGTCAAAAAGACAATTTTAATTGCTAAACCTAGACTTCGAATTTTTTTTGCCAACCAAATTCCATTTCTACTTCCTTCCAGATCAATATCAAGAAGTACGATAGACGGAGATAAATTTTTACATTTTTCCCAAGCATCTTCAGCAGAACTACAGATCCCTAGAACAATATAATTGTTATTTTCTAGGAATAACCTTATAGATAGAGCGATAAAGCTTTCATCTTCCACAATTAATATACTTTTCTCCATATATTTAAGTTCTTTAGTTTGGCTTTAAGCCTAAAAGGTTCTTGTGCGATTGGTATAATTTCTCCTTCAAGTTCTTGAACGATCATCTTTATCAATGATTGACCAAAACTTTTTTCAACGTGATTGACATTTTGAGAGGGTTTTCCACTATCGTAAAAATCAATTGTATAAATATCATCTATATCATGTTTTAACGAAAAGTTTAAAATCAGCTTCGTATTTTCTCCACTGTCAGCGTGTTTTAAAGAGTTACTAATGAGTTCGTTTATCAAAAGACCTAAATGAATAGCCTTTTGAGAGGAACAATATATCCCATCTATATCAAGCTGATAATCAAAATGAGCGGAATAAGATTTAGAAATAGTGGAAAACAATTGTTGTAAATAGTCCTTAATGTTTATCTCGTTAATTTGATTTGCTTTATATAGTTGTTCATGAACAATAGTTAGTGCTGATATTTTACTATTGAAGTTTTGGAAATCAAAATTTCCTTTATTTTTATAATAATCAATCTGCGCTATTGAGGTTACCATTTGTAAATTGTTCTTAACTCGGTGATATACCTCATTCATTAAAAACTTTGAATTCTCTAAAGCAATATTCAATGTTCTAGACTGTTTGATTAATTTTCTCTGAATCTTTTTTTGATTGATAATCATATAAACTAACCAGATAGAAACTAGAATAAGTATACCCGATAAGATATATAATCTCTTATTAAGTCGTTGTTCATGATTTAAGGATTCCTCTTTTACTACTAATAATTGGGCGTTCCAAAATTTGTCTAAAAACAAGGCTTCTTTCTTTGCTTTCTTTTTATTTTGGTTGATTAATTTACGGACTTTATGGAGTTCCTTCTTATGGTATTGTGCCTTTTTGCTATTATTACTATTTATATATAATTGTTCTTTTACACTATGGTAACGCAATTGTGATTTCACACTCAAAGGTCTAATACCCAGCAATGAATCCTTCTCCGCAGTAGTTAGCGCTGTTTTGGCAGCCTCATAATTTTCCATACTTAAATATAGATAAGCAAGTTGAATATAGTTTTCAAATACTACGGCTCTATTAAACAGTTTAGCTACTTGTATTCTCTTTTTCGTAATTTCTATTAGTTTTTCAATTGATCTATCCTCCTTTATATCTTCCATATTCGACTCAATTACTAATTTGAAGTACGCAGAGTAGGCTAAATCAGCTTGAGCTGTATCTTTATTTCCCCACAGTCTCCATGCGTTGTGAAATGCCTCATAAGCCTCATCTTTATGCCCTAAAGCTTTATAAGCTAAACCAATATTATTATGTAAAGACGCAATTGCTTTTTGACCTTTTTTGATTTTTAGCTGCAGTTTAAAAAAATTCAATGCCAATTCATAATCTTGTAAATAGTAGAATAAATTCCCTAAGGACTCATAGATATATTCATCTGATAATCCTCTATTTATTTCCTTGAGGTAATAGATAGTAGCAATTTTTATTTGATAAATATTGTTTTTCTTTGAGGTCAATAAATAATTCTCTACTATTACATCTGCATGCTTACAGTCGTTTAATACATTGGGTTTATTAAAAATAATATCATGGAGATAATGATGTTTAATACTATCATTTTTTATGATAAGCATTTTAGCAAGGTAAAGATGATCTTTTAAAATTTCATTTTTTTCTTTTCGTATTAGACGATCTATTTTCACAAGGTTTTGAGCAGTGTCACCATATATATGCAAATTAGAAATTTGCTGAAACTGTTTTTCTATATTCCGATAATAATAACCATGCTTACACTTGTCTTGTCCAAAAGAAGAAAAAGAAAAAAGTAGATAGATTCCAAAATATATAAAGACTTTTGCATCTATTTTTTTAAACAAAAAACACTGACTCCTGTATAGTTTTCTGAAATATTTTAATTTAATATGTACTTGTATCTTTTTCACAGTCAATTTTAGCTCTTACGATTGTTTTTTTTTTAGTTTTTTTTTGATGCGTTTAACTTCACTAATCAATACCGAGTTATTAAGCACTTTAAACAAATATAACCTAATACACTTACTTTCAAAACAATAATCACAATAAAATAACAGCCATATTTTAATAAAACATACGTATTTTAACCGATGATTTTATCAAGACCTGATCGATCGATGTTCATTAGCTTTAAATCCGAATAGGTAAAAAAAAATGTTTTCCCACCTACTTTAAGCTAAAAAAACACGTAATATGTTTATTGATTTTGTTTTAGATGTGTAATAGACGACCTTCTGTTAGAAACTCTTTTTTAAGATGGTAGTTGACCCATTCCCCATTTGTGCGTAAATAAAGATATGGCTGAGGATATTATGGTAGATTTCATTGCGGTTTTCTTATTGGTGTGGTTTATACAAACATATATTCTTTTTATATAAGAGTAGAGTTTTGTTGCTTTTTTGTGAAGTATTTTAAGGTTTTTATTAAGTATTGATATTTTATATCATTCATTTTGTTATAAATATTATATTTCAGTAAAAGATAGTATTTCATATGAGTAAAAAACTCTCTTTAAGAGCAAAAGCTTTTAAACTTCCCCTTCATAATTAAAAATGCTAATAAAACCACAAGTGAAGGGGAAGTAATACCATTAATGGTGTTAATTTACCATGAAATATTATGCCGATTATTTCTTAGAATTGATGAACACCGCCAGATCTTTCATTAGAACTAGAAGCTGCGTTAAAATAATAAGAAATATCCTGTATATCAGTTGTAAAAATATGACTGTTATTATGATCTATCCGAATTATTTCTCCAAAGTCATTATTTTTATTTTTATTAACTGCTTCTAGAGTTTTACTTAAGCTCCAAGTGGTATTAGTATTATCATAATCAAATTTGAGTATGGAACCACAGTTGTACAAACCACGATCATCGGGATCTTTATGCCTTAATCCCACAAATAGAGTGCTTCCATCATTAGAAAGTGTAACATCTCTTCCAAAACGACTATCTTCTACAACCTCAGGAATGCTAAGATCGGTATAGATGTCTGATCTTATAATCGTTTGCTCTAAATCATAGCCAGTGGTGAGGTTACTAGCGTTTTCTCTGTAAATACTAACTCTACCTATATGCCCGGTACCATAGTAGCCATCAAAGTCCACAAAACTAACAGCCAGAACGGAACCATCTCCACTGAAAGATACTGAGAAGGGGTCTGTACGCCATTGGAATTGATTTGGAGTTGAGATTCCATCATCTAGCGTAGCTTTATAATCCCAATTTCCTGTAGCGGTGTTTAATTCATAAATAGCTACTTTACCTAGTTTATTCTCAACAGGGCTAGCAGCTCCACCAACTCCTAATACGGCTAATTTGGTACCATCATTCGTAATTCCTATAGCGTATCCGAAAGTTCTATTGGATTCAATGATACCTGTAATATTCTCATCATTCTGTATAGTAGTAAGATCCCAATTTATTCCATTACGATCGTAAATTAACACCTTATTTTCAGTAGAACTTTGAGATCCTACAAAAATTCTATTACCATCGTCAGAAATTCTAAGAGTTTTTTGACCGCCTCCAAAATTTTGAAAACTTATTATCAGGCTACTTTTATATTCCCAGAGGGTTCCTGTACGTTCAAAAATTTGAACGGCACTATAATTGGGGTTGGCTCCGGTTGCATCAACTCCAACACCTATTGCCAAAACATTTCCATTTTCTGAAATAGCTACTCCTTTTTCCATATAAACACTTTGCATATTACTGTAGGTTTCAGGATGAGTATTGATTAATGTATCTTCTACGAAATATCCGTTATTGTTGGTGTAAATATGTACCCCTCCCCCATAATTTGTAGCAGCAAACTGAGTTCTCCCAGAAAGTACAGCTAATGTTGTTCCATCTCCAGAGTAATCTATCCCTCTTCCATATCTATTTGATGGATGAGAATTAGATCCTAAGTCATATAAAGGCTTGAGGATTGCTTTGGATAGGCTAATAGGCTCAGGTGAAAAAGAAACTCCTCCGCCTCCCGAGTTTCCGCCTCCTGAGTTTCCGCCTCCTGATCCTGTATTACACAAGTTTATCCAAGATGAGTTATTGTAAACATTGACACAATTATCAGATAAATCATAAATAATCAACCCTTCAGCAGGACTAGATACATCGGTGTGTGAATTAATTCGTGGAATCAATACACCTTTATCAGTAGAGCTTATATCTAGAATAGATGAAGCATGAGGTGTTATGGTTCCTATACCTATTTGTGAATAGGTTTCCTCATTTATCATTAGCATAAATAATAAACAAAATGTAATTTTTATGTTTGATTTCATACGGATTGTTTTTTTAGTTCTTTACGTAAATTTTCTTGGTTAAAGAGTCGTTTATTTTTACAAAATATATACCTGCGTTAAACTCGGAGATATCAATTTTGATGTGATTTCCTTGTAGTTGGTTTTCAATTAGCATTCTGCCTTGAGCGTCTATTATCCTTATCTGATACGTGTCATTTTGATCAAAATCCAAGGTTATGTTATTGGAGGTAGGGTTAGGATATAGAACAAAGTCTTTTGTGGATACTTCATCAACTGATATCGTTTCGCAAAAAGTTTCATTAGGTCCCAATTCTATATACCCCTTTTTAGAAAGATCTTTTCCTACAAATGCTGAATAGGTAGTTGGGTATCTTTTAAGATTAAATATGTTAACTATGGTTCCAGGAATTGCCCCCTGGAAAGATGGAGTACCTTCATGAAATGGATTTATATATTCCCATACAATTTCTTCATTCGGAGTTATTTCAAATAAATAACCTTTAACTCCCACACAAATAAGTGTATTATTATTGGGTAGTTTCTGCACACTAGAGAGTCCAAAGCTTTTCATTTTAGCAGTATCTGGATGCACATAAGTCCATTCAAAATCATTGGGTGCAAAGGTGTTATTTAACTCATAAGATTGGGTGGAAGTATTAAAAACAGGATTGATTACATTTACAGAGGAGTACTGATAATTTACACGGTTGTTGTAAACCGAAATCATATTGAAATAATTATTGGTATCCGTTAAAAAGGATTTATTCCATTGTGCATCATGTTGGAAAAATAGTTTTTGATCTGTTGAGTCTCCGCGATGATAGGCTGAAGGATTTCCCCAACGGTAGATTAAATCACCACCTTTTCCACTATTTCCACCAGAATGTGATGCAGCTTCAGCAGTTGTAGTACTGTGATCAATGATCCAAATCTCATTGAACGTTGGAACGCTAATCAGTATTTGATCAAGTTCCTCATTGTAATCTATAGAATTGCAGTGCATCCAGTCAGCTTTTTGGTTGTTGTTGTCATAATTGATATCGATCAATTCTGGGTGCTCAGAGACGATCCCATAATTCAGCTTTGTTGAATCCAGCTCTTGAACAAGGTGATCCCAGGCATGCCATTCCCATACAATATTTGCACTATCCAAACCTACGGGTTCTACTTCGATAAGATGATCTGGCCAAAGCTCATTTTCACTAAGCGTATTACTATCTCTTCCATGCGCTATACATTCTGAGAGATTCTTTTTCTCCCAAGCAAGAATTAGGATATTCCCATTAGGTAATATCTCAACATCATGATGCATCCTAACATTAAAATTTTTATAAGTGTATCTCCAAAGGAGATCTCCATCCCAATTACGTCTCTCTACCATTTCTCCAGCACCACCAGCTGATATATTTGTTGCTGGTCCTAAATTTGCACTTCTTCCACATCTAATTAAATCTCCGTTCTCCAAGAGATATACAGAGTTTCCGGGCTTATAAATAAAGTCTTCCCACTTGTGAACAACTTCTCCACAGTTGTTCAATAAAAAAACAGTCTGTTGATTATGTGGGAAAATCAAATTATAACCTTCAAAGGATAATTCTTTGTCATAACTTATTAGTCCAATTGTGTTTTGGGCTAATAAATTGGTGGTTAGTAAACCGGTAATTATTACTGTGAGATATTTTAACATTGTAGTTTTTTTTGCATAGCTCATACTCAATAAGATTCTAAATCTGGATCCCATAATAACTGCTGTTCGTTTGGTGCTGTTTACTTCCTGCTTTTAAATAAAAAGTTTAATAACATTTACTCGAAATGAGCTTTTCTCTCTCTGAGTCTTGGTTTATATATAGATCAAAAATAGTCGTATATTATCTCGAAACCGCACGTGCCATGCGGTTTGTTGAGGAGTCTTTACTTTTTGTGAAGTATTATTTATTCATTTTTTTTTTTGATAAAAACTTAATCAATAACAGCGTGTTTCTTGTTTTCAAAAAAGAAGAAAATCGCTAAAAACAATAGCGATCAAATAAATTCTTCGTTTCATTCGTAACACACAATCCTCCTTTCAAAATCATTTACAGAGAAAATAAAAAAACTAGAAGTGTGATGCTTTAGAATCGTATTTCTAAAAGGCATTTATATGTTTTCTATCTTCAAACAACACTTAAAGAAAATATTACTTCTGAAATTTTGAAATACAATTCAAGAGGGTTTAATGACTAGTCAAATATTCATCCCCTTAGAAAGGGGACCTAGCATTATTTAAGAAGCTATGGAACGCTGAGATATTTTGTTTTATTAGCAAAAAATACCGTACAGCACTAAAGTTCAATTATGAACGCGTGAGTAAATGAACATATAGTAAGTACGGTATAAGTAAACATTTAATAGACTTCAGAAGAATGTACAAATCTATACTGATGATTCTTTTGAAATTAAATGCTATTATTTAAGGGCAAACGACACCACTATTGTAAGCATTGGTGGTATCAATGAGTGAAATATTTACTGCAGATTGAAGATCGGAAGTTTCAATAGTATTAGAAAACCCATTACTTCCCACATCAGTATTTGAATAGTTAAAGTTTATTGTAGCATCTGTTGTAGATCCTGATTCTCGAGCATCTGAACATCCATCGTTATCGGAATCTAGATCAAAACGATTCGGTACGCCATCACCATCGGGGTCAAGATCTGTAAGAAGATCTCTAGAAACTGGGAAATTAATTACATCAATTTTATTATAACTAGTAAACTCCAATCTATATCGTGTAACAGATTCTCCAATGACGTCAATTCGAATATCTGGACCCGTATTTGGGTCTAAAGGATCTGGCATAGGTGTCATCACAATTTTAAATAAACCAGCTCCTGCATCTGTCACAGAAATACTTCCTAAATTATTCGTGATTGCTGCTTGAATTTTATTAATATCGGTTACTATTCCTTGTGATGTTTCTATATTTAAATCTGCCTCAAGATCTCCATCTACATCCAATAAAATTAACGGATTTGCTGATACAGTTGATAAGTTATCAGAGCTTTCTCCTGGGCTAGGAATATTAATATCCACAACTCCATGTCCCGTTTGTGAGGTATTACTATTGGTTGCAGCACCATAATTGAACATTTTTATTCGCGCTACATTTCCACTATTAGCTTCAAAACCTCTTACAAGCGAGTAACTGATACTCCCAGTAACCCCTGATGGTGTTGTGTTATAAGCTAAACCAGTTAAAACTCCTGAATCTGGGTTGTTATCATTCCATCCATCACTATAATCTCCATTTGGATTTATTAAATTCTCTTTTACCGCAGAAACTTCTAAGATATCTAATATTCCATCATTGTCATCATCAATATCTAGAGAATCAGGAATACCGTCATCATCAAAATCAGTATCTGAACATGAAGGTATATTTGTCCATGAGTTGTTAGAATATATTGACATTGCACCATTCCCGCAAGAATTTACGGAATAAACCATTAATCCTTCGGCTGGGTTTTGAATATTATGTTTTTGTAATGTAGTCATCCTTGGAACCAAAAAGCCTTTCGTGGTACTTTTTAGTTCTAACTGTGCAGACTGATGCAAAATTGTTGTACCTATCCCCACTTGTGAATATGAGTACAAGCAATATAAGAGTGTAATTATTATGGATAATATTACTTTTTGAGACTTCAAGGCTACTATATTTCTGGTTGTTTCACCAAATATAGGTGCTAAGCGTATTTAGAATAGGTTTGTATTTTTTTTTTATGAAGTATTTGGATGTTTACGTGAAGTTTGAAACTAATTTAGCATTTTGAGAAAATACATCACAAACAGTGTATTTATAGTGTAAAATTACTTATAGACCTACTATACCGTTGCATACTAAAACTCAATAATGAATGATATCTATAAGTGAGTAAATTTCGTAGGTAATCAGTCTTATTATCACTTGTCATACCAATATCTAGCAGTCGGTTAACTCTATAAAGACTATCACTCACCAACACTCATCTATCTCATTGATAGCCACTTCAAGAATAATGTATATTCTTTTAACGAATAAACAAAAGCACCTCAGGAGCGGATATTCCACCTTGATCAACTGGTAGTCCTCCCCATATAAAACAAGAAACTCTGTGGGAGATAAGTCGTCATTTCATCATTGAAAAGCAAACGTAAAATCATCGCCCAACAAATTCTTTCACCTCCACAATTTCTGCTAAAGACAGGGACCAAAAAGTGGCTTGAATACTCTTTTTTTCAAAAGGTCTGGTGGCATATTCATTATCGAAATCCATATCGAATATTCTTTCCCATGTTTTTTCCACAGCTGTTTTCAGTTCTTTGGGGTAAGTCTTCATATCCCAGAGTACATACTCAAATTTTTTAGCAAACTCTTCAAAAGCATTATCCTCTTCTTCCGATCCTGCAATATTTCCATTATTTAGTGGTATATGCCAAAGCTCAAAATCTGATAATAATACCTCTTCCCTATTTTTTAAGAAACCAACCCTAATCCCCTTTTTTCCTTTTTCAACAAGACCTGTATGACGAAGGTCTGGTTTGGTTTTCTTTGCATTGTCATAATGATACCATGCCCAAATAG
Above is a window of Flavobacteriales bacterium DNA encoding:
- a CDS encoding DUF2130 domain-containing protein; translation: MSQNNNITCPNCQEVFKVDESLYHDITKQVRDEQFEKEIAEKLTLANKDKETALQLKTSELKQEFQQELAIKQQEIEALKIKSKAQLMDEVSKKKSLISALESKLEQAETQKKLELSQVVNEVQDKIVKKEHLIRDLQSKLDQAESYKKLEITNAVTLEKEKIAEKELRIKALESALEQAETQKKLELTTAVNQVEKEKDQLENALKHKDAEKELLEQALKQQHSNELIAKNEVIKLRENEIERLQDFKQKLSTKMLGETLEQHCEIAFNKLRSTAFQNAYFEKDNDASGGTKGDYIFREEDGNGNEIVSIMFEMKNENDQTATKKKNEDFFAKLDKDRKAKGCEYAVLVSLLETENEFYNTGIVDVSHKYEKMYVIRPQFFIQIISLLKNSGMKALAYKQELSMMRNQNIDITNFEAKMEAFKTGFSTNYERATRKFATAISEIDKTISHLQKTKDALLSSDRNLRLANDKAQGLTIKKLTYNNPTMKQKFKDLED
- a CDS encoding response regulator transcription factor; its protein translation is MEKSILIVEDESFIALSIRLFLENNNYIVLGICSSAEDAWEKCKNLSPSIVLLDIDLEGSRNGIWLAKKIRSLGLAIKIVFLTGKDDSQILSRVYKTKPEIFLTKPFNFKALLFNLNNLITKSIELKKEKTIIIQEGKNSYRINYENILYIMSEGNYLNILLKEDKMIVIRLKISEIIPILPPNKFIRTHLRYIANIQEIQRINRNEIVVNNQKLPVSKPYQAAVSSLFEGNEME
- a CDS encoding aryl-sulfate sulfotransferase, with the translated sequence MLKYLTVIITGLLTTNLLAQNTIGLISYDKELSFEGYNLIFPHNQQTVFLLNNCGEVVHKWEDFIYKPGNSVYLLENGDLIRCGRSANLGPATNISAGGAGEMVERRNWDGDLLWRYTYKNFNVRMHHDVEILPNGNILILAWEKKNLSECIAHGRDSNTLSENELWPDHLIEVEPVGLDSANIVWEWHAWDHLVQELDSTKLNYGIVSEHPELIDINYDNNNQKADWMHCNSIDYNEELDQILISVPTFNEIWIIDHSTTTAEAASHSGGNSGKGGDLIYRWGNPSAYHRGDSTDQKLFFQHDAQWNKSFLTDTNNYFNMISVYNNRVNYQYSSVNVINPVFNTSTQSYELNNTFAPNDFEWTYVHPDTAKMKSFGLSSVQKLPNNNTLICVGVKGYLFEITPNEEIVWEYINPFHEGTPSFQGAIPGTIVNIFNLKRYPTTYSAFVGKDLSKKGYIELGPNETFCETISVDEVSTKDFVLYPNPTSNNITLDFDQNDTYQIRIIDAQGRMLIENQLQGNHIKIDISEFNAGIYFVKINDSLTKKIYVKN
- a CDS encoding DUF3841 domain-containing protein; its protein translation is MKIPEKLLLYTIQPLEWYEKLLKEGIIYGDSQAEGYNMFEFDEPYTWMRNQMVQRVGAPKKEGAVPIWAWYHYDNAKKTKPDLRHTGLVEKGKKGIRVGFLKNREEVLLSDFELWHIPLNNGNIAGSEEEDNAFEEFAKKFEYVLWDMKTYPKELKTAVEKTWERIFDMDFDNEYATRPFEKKSIQATFWSLSLAEIVEVKEFVGR